The following DNA comes from Papaver somniferum cultivar HN1 chromosome 4, ASM357369v1, whole genome shotgun sequence.
GGTTTTAGGTCCTagagttggacccattagcaacttaggacccgacggataattacccgattggacccgaatgttaacgggtccaaacgggtaatacccgcgGGTAATGAGTACCCGGTTATTTAtcattttattcatctttttagcaaaattataggtATTTTGCTAGTTtcggctttgatttttttttcatttttcatttttccttacatttaatctttatttaacacattaataaagaaataataatattttttataaaaataatatagattcgagttaaaaaaaaagaaattaagttTTTAAGATTTTCGTTATAGTTTTTttaatacccaacgggtaccTGAAACCCGCGGGTACCCGTGACTTtgaacgggtccggttctgggtccacaaatttaggaaccggacccggaaccgttaggaaccggaaccgacctttataagtagggttcgggtccgggtctagtgatacccgggaggacccggacccattgacagccctaactacgcccgttacaagaaagtgtcataagagtgaggcggttagtaaatacaagaagtaatggtgaaacgtttccttcattatggaaacatcaattccagacgttaccCGTTACAGCTTTCTTCCAttcactcaaccgtttccacttcttacgagatcagggtacgtttcgttgcgacttgtataaataggtctcacctatttccaccaaaggacaagtttttggtcagggagaatacaacactcagaaatcacttgttagcttcccatctattagctttccactttctgatacaagtcgtcaaacaactattctggtctcaacactctctttgcttccttccctaagaccaacccttctccttcactttgtaactgaagcaagtatggaacgaccatttcttggtttaggacggatttgtacagattgatctctcgaatcaaagtactcccttgcagtacattgtttagggtttagactcgtttctcacccacacactcgaaattaccaaaatcagcagaaactgttttcaaccTTAAAcagtaccttaatcggtgtgagacttggttaggtctcaactacattccagtctaaagttaacttgtagtaggctagagtctgtagcagtttaatacagtgtggtgttcaaatatggactaggtcccgaggtttttctgcattgcggtttcgtcgttaacaaaatttctggtgtctgtgtaattttTTTCACACTATTTTTGTTTATATACTTGAAATACCACAggtgtgcgtagttcaatcacagttgataaatccgaccttgtttgttggatataacttgattgacacttgggcactggcctttggtaccgtccaagttattcccaCATCAATCAGGCTTACGGATTTATATATGTTCGAGTTcctgattgaattgagaaagtcataaagctctttgatatatttcttaattgagtctcacttttaagttggtgctctcagaattatattggagtttcgTTCAtatagatttccgaacgaattattgggtgtggttgttatacccccgtctTTTCAAATGAATATCACGTAAACATTATTCAAGCTGACACTTCAATTATGAACCCCTAGTGAAAACATCTGTGGCAAATCGAATTTGACAGGCTTCAAGCACGGATTGAACAACAACTGAATTAATAACAACCAAGCTGGTGGTAATGATCAAGGTGAGTTCGATGTAGTAGTACCTCTAGATAGTTGATGTAttaatttaagttttaatttgaaaTGTTGCATCTTAATTTTAAATGTTATTGTTGCATCCTCTTTGATATTAGTTTgaaataaatattaaattaagttttaatttgaaatgttgcattttaattttaaatgttgttgttgcattctatttgatattagtttgaaatgaaaagttgattaatttgaaatgttATTGCATTCTACTTAAATAAGTTTAACTACTCATTAACTTTTTATTGAAAAAACAAACTACAAACAAATTAACAATTAAATGTTTAaactaaaatacataatttaataATTACGCGCACCCGGTCTTTCATATTATGCCCAAAGATTCACTCTCTGATCTTCTTAAACTTTCGTACAAATTATGATTttgaatgtaattagtcattttcCATAATTTTTGCAGGCACGCCTCTTTGTGGTTGGATCTCAGGCTCCAGATCTTCATCTTCGTAGTTAGTCCACTCCTTACGGCGACGGGTTTCTTGAATTATTATGTTATGGAGAATTATGCAAGTGAGTatagtcttgtgcatttcacgaggactTAAACCACGATATGGACCACAAATGATAGCGAACTTCCTCTCCAAAATTCCAAAAGCGCGTTCCACATCCTTACTCAACGCCATTTGGCGTTCGTTAAAATTCCGGTATGAATGGCCCAATGCACGAACAGGGGGCTGACGGTAACATTGAACCAATGTTTACCATTTTGGATAGATATTGTACCATTCGTAAGATAATACCCATGAGTGTACTGATGGCCATTAATTGTAAGACGGGCTTAGCGATAAATTCCATACTTTAAATCTTCAAACATAAGAgacttgtgcaaaacattaatatcattttgtgaacccggaagtccaaaaaaaaacgtgccatatccaacaatcataagaagcattAGTTTCAAGGATTTCGGTTGGTTTCAGATAATGACCCTTACATTGACCGGACCAACAAAAAGAGCATCCttgccatacccaatgcataTAATCAAGACTACCTCCTGGGAATCCCCTATCCTCCTTCTCCCTCAAAATTTGTCTAACATCTTCCTctgttggttttcgtaaatatgttggaccaaaatgattaactaTTACTTCGaaaaacaatgaaaggtaagcGAATGAAGTTGTTTTACCCGTATGAACATACTAACTCGCATCCGCTGGTTTGTCATAACCTATAATCCTTAAAGCTGAAATAATTTGTTGTTCAGGACTATGACCCCTAATATttagtgcatcaaactgataattaaattgaggttctacccgACAAGgctcttcaataatctttttcaCTAGGTGCCGATGCATGCAAAATTGACCTTGGAAATTTTGATCAGAGTACACataattgggaagaaaataatcgtgcatcagcttctggtggtaaaattcccttcctcgatacgtatatcttcttgagaatacttttttttgaaactggaactctaggtatttggcccCAATGTACGAGTATCAGAGTGTCCATTAGTTGTTTATCTTCGGCTTCCTTATCATCAAGTTGTATTGCAACCTCCtttcatgcattttttttttgtaaaggaaACTCATATGGAATAAAAAGTCATCCATATCTTTGTGATAGTCGATACCTTATGGACCAATAAATGCTACTATGGATGATTTTAACATCCATATGTTAGTGGAGTCAAGAGGGAACCCCTCAAATATGTGACGGGTGTTATTGGAGAGTCCATCCGGTCATAGGATGTCTGGATGCGGTTTTAtattttttgattgaaaataaTTAGGGACGGATATAAACGTTGCTGATTCAATTTAGCGTTTCACCCCAATtagcaacgtttataagcgttgcaaGATGTCATATTTTCATTTTGACCACTGAATGACCGGTTGGACTCACTTTCTTGATTTTTCTCCATAGTGGGTTTTTGCTCCACTCTTTGCTGAGGGTCTACATATATGTGGATACTTATTAAGTTACTAATGATTTTACCTCCATATCATAGAAGTTGCCCTAATTTAAACCGATTCATAATAATATTCCCCTGTTTATGGGATCTCGCCAtcgatgattatgaaatttaaaattgcGAATACAAATACATAAATTGGTAAAATAGAAGTAGGTATGAGTAATTTGAAGAAATATAGGGTCGTATATATATGACTAAAGAGGGGGAAAATAGTTGTTATAAAATAGCCGTTGAGCGATATAATGTCAACCGAGCGATGGAAACTATGACGTCAATAATATTCATATTATTGCTAGCGCTGTAGTAATAATTGTCGATAGAAACTCCATCGCTCAGTGGTTTTCCCTTAATGGTTTAACCCATTTatcatgccacctggtatgtcaAACAGGTCTTTCTAATCTTGTGCATGTTTATAGAAGATGTCACGAGGATGAACTCGTCACATCAGGACTCTTCCCAACGTGAAAGTGAGTTTGCCAAGTCCCACAATGGGCCGAGTCGGCCGACAACCCGTATTTCCAAGCACATCAACTCGTTCCATATACACAATATAAACCATGATCCCGAATCGGTTAGAAGGGACGGTAAAATAGAGAAAAAGGGAGGGAGAAAAAATCAACCCCCAAaggcgatgatgatgatgaagaagaagaagaaaggagaagaaacaaaatGCACAAAGATCGTATTGTAAAACCCTAGagaaaaaatcaattaaatttTCTTCCATCTTTGAGCTTTTGATCTTCATCAATGGAAGCTTTAATCGAGCTTTGCGACCTAATTGTTCAAAACCCCTCTCAATTTACATCAAAACTTTCATGGATTTGTGGTCGTTGTCCTCAACCAGGAGGTTCTCATTCTAATGGATCCATGAAAGTTACAAGATCTCAACTCAATGCAGTACTTGCTATATCCAGATTCATCTCAAAATGTCCAAACGAAGCAGAACTTCGACCTAAATCACTTCTTCTTGAGTTTTTGCAATCGATTCCATTATCGTTTCGTTCATCATTTTGGCCACAATCCTATAAAATTGAGTCAATTGCGTCATTTTATTCTGATTTATTAAGTTATGTTGTTAAAGCTTGTGAActttgtaaggattttggagatgaGGTTGGGGAATTTTTTGGAGGTATTTTGATTTCAGCTATTAATGCTTCTGGTGATGAAACTTTGATTTCTAGAGTTTTTTTGACTTGTGTTTCTCAATATTGTCCACCAATTTTGCAAGAGGATGCTGAAAAATTGGTCGGTTATTTATTAGAACAGTTTGTTATTGTTAATCCTAATTCTCCTAGGGAGATGCATTCAGGTTCATCATCAATTAATAGTTCACCTTATAATGGTAACCACGGGGGAAGATTTAACGATAATTCGAGTCCTGGGAATGAAATTAGTAATGTTTCTGGGTCATCCGGTAGTGTGAATTCGAGAGGCATAGTGGTTAATGGAGGCAGCATTGTGCCAAGAAGTAGTGTCGATCAATCTGGATCAAATTTCGTGTATAATGATGCTGGACAAATTACGTTGAAACAACAGGTTGCTTTGTTTGAGGAGGAGTCAATTGAGAGTTTGGAGAAGAATGTTATTGCTCTGAGGTTGTTAGGGCATATAGCTGAGAAAATTCCAATGAAAACAGGAGATTTGGATCAAGTTAGGTTCGTTGCCAAGAAGCAGCTCCAAACTTCAGTCGTTTTCCTTAAGGTATTTCAACATATTTGAGTTCCTTAATTTAATCAGTTTTTTTGGTACACTTTTTGAACTAAATATTGTTATATTCCTGAGACTTACACTGTAAAGAATTATAGAAATTAGATTAGGGGAAACATATAGAGATTGTGTTTGTTAGTCTGTGAACTTAATTACTGCAGCACTGTTCATTAAAATGTGAAATGAGTGAGAGTAGCCATAACATGTATATTCAGATGGTTCATTTTACAATAGCATCCAGTGAAATTGCACATTCTCAGCATTTGATAATTTGTCTTCAATTCGTTTTATTAATAGTTGCATATTTTGCAGATACGGAAGCGTGACTGGACAGAACAAGGGGCAGCACTAAAAGCAAGAATCAATACTAAGTTATCTGTTTACCGAGCCGCAGCATGGGTCCAAGTTAAATGTCTTGCTTCTCTTGACCCGGATATAAAATCATCTAAGAAATTGTTGCTCGAGACACTAGCTTTATTCATAGATGCTGCAGAGTCTTGTTTATACTCAATATGGAGAAAGCTGAGAATCTGTGAAGATTTATTTAGTTCGTTGCTTAGTGGTATTTCACAAGTTGCTGTTAGTCGTGGGGGTCAGTTGTTAAGGGTTCTGCTTATTCGCTTGAAACCTCTTGTTCTCACGACATGTGCCCAGGTTCGTCTCAGTTATGCTTTATTCTATTTTGAGATAAAGGTGTGAGCAACTCAGTAAGATTTATGATCTTTCTTGTACCATGTGCTGAAACAGGCAGATACTGGGAGCAACAGCCAAGGAGCCATGTTTGAGAGTGTCACAAAGACCGGTTGTGAAATTATTGAATTTGGCTGGAGTAAGGACCGTGCCCCAGTTGAAACCTTTATTATGGGATTAGCTGCATGCATTCGGGAACGAAATGATTATGAGGAACAGGTTAGTCTGTTAGTTTTGTTTCCACGCCATACACAGTTATTTGATAAATTTTGATGTAATTACTATAAGATGAATGATAATTTTGATGTATTACCAACAGATGATTATTAGTAAAATAGGGGCAAGCGAGAACCTCACAACTAGTTTGTTGAGTGGACACCCTGAACATCCTCTAGAGAAAAACCTAGATTTTGTGGACACATCTCAACTTCAATGGAGaaaaccacaaaagtaatcagtTTGACCTCCGCCGTCCGCCGACAGCCTTAGAAACTTTTGCTATATCTCTCTTAAAGAACACTTCAAGAACTTGAATGGAGTGAGACCTGTTACCAACTCATTCCTAGGATCCAATAAGTCACCAATCTGATATTATTTCAGAAGACGAAACGATTTTAAGTGAACTATTTTTTAACAGGAAGAATATGGGTAGATGCGATATTTATCAGCTATATACTATACCAAGTCCCGCATTGGGCGAAAGTTTGTTTTCAAGACAGTAAACCTATGTTAACTATACAGTGGCCTACTTTATTTCATTGTAAACCAATGAATCCTGCTATCTATAAGGATAAAAATATACTGTGGATATATATGTATGGTGGTTTTAGTCTGTATATCTGCTGTACAGTTTTTCTAACATCCCTATGCTCATTTACTTTTCTTCTCTTGGTTTTCAGGAAGGCAAAGAGAAACAAGATGTCCCAGTCAAGCAGCTTAATGTGATACGCTTGCTTGCAAATATAAATGTTACTGTTAATAAGTCGGAAGTGGTAGATATGATATTGCCCCTGTTTATTGAAAGCTTAGAAGAGGGTGATGCATCAGCTCCGAGTTTATTGCGACTTCAAGTATGGAATGCTTTTCCGTGAACACATGCGTttgaatagttttttttttctactttcCTCTAGGAAAGTTACAATATTTTAATAGACGAAAAGGGCATGTGTGTGTGAGTGAGCGGGAGGGTGGGGTGAGGGGTCAGATAATGGAAGGGGAGTAGAGAAGTAAAACCAGGAATGAGTGTTGCTATTGAAATAaccatttcttttctctctctcttttttttttttttttttttttttttttttttttttttttttttttttttttttcttctgtgtagTTTGTTATGATAAAAGTTCCAAGAACTAGGCTTTTGATGAGCAAGAGTCAGAGGTCCTGAAACAATTTCTGTTATATCAACTACTGCAGATTCTCGATGCGGTATCACGTATGGCCTGCTTGGGGTTTGAAAAGTCCTACCGTGAGACAGTTGTTCTGATGACAAGAAGCTACTTAAATAAGCTCTCGACTATAGGATCTGCTGAAAGCAAAACATTAGCTCCAGAAGCAACTACAGAACGTGTAGAGGTACATATATGATCTTGGACTGTCTGGTCTAGGGAGATGAATTTTGAGCTGTAACATATAACTTTCTTGATGATTTATCCTACTAATGGTATGCTCACTGGTTCAATCACATTCTAGACTCTTCCTGCAGGTTTTCTTCTGATTGCTGGTGGTATTAAGAGTCCTAAGTTGCGATTGGACTATCGTCACCGCTTGCTGTCATTATGCTCGGATGTAGGGCTAGCTGCGGAGTCCAAAAGTGGAAGGTGATAACCCATTAGCCTGATAAATCCCTCCATGTTGTTGTGTTCAAAGCCCATTGTGTGGTTCTCCTGTGCTAATTTAGTGCTATTTCTCTATAATTGATTATCCTTCTAGCTTTGAATTTTCTGAACAAGCCAGTGAAATATATTTTATAGAGGTTCTTTCACCTAAGAAACACCAGCATTTACTAACATGGCAGTCTGTATATGTTATCCAATAAATGCGGTTCCCGACACTCACCACTCTTTATACTCTAATTTTTGCAGGAGTGGAGCAGATTTTTTGGGACCTCTTCTTCCAACTGTTGCTGAAATATGTTCTGATTTTGATCCGACAGCAGATGTTGAGCCTTCACTTTTGAAGTTGTTCCGCAACTTGTGGTTTTATATTGCTCTTTTTGGATTGGCACCTCCCATTCAGAAAAATCAACTTCCTACAAAGTCAATTTCTACTACACTTAATAGTGTGGGAAGCATGAGCGCAATGGCTCTTCAAGCAGTCGGTGGACCTTATATGTTTAATGCTCAATGGTGTGTAGCTGTTCAGCTTATTGCTCAAGGAACCCCACCTCTTGTAAGTTGGATGATAATCTCACGTTATCTGAGTGTTGGGTAATCCGAGACTTTAATTAgcatagatgattctgttacctTTTTTACTAGAACCAAGACAATGTGATAGTTTTGTTAATTGCTACGTGCTTTTCAGGTTGTTAGCTCTGTTAAATGGCTTGAGGATGAGTTGGAACTTAATGCTCTTCACAATCCTGGTAGTCGTCGAGGTAGTGGCAATGAGAAAGCTGCAGTAACCCAAAGAGCTGCTCTTTCTGCTGCTTTGGGAGGCCGAGTTGAGGTTGCAGCAATGAGCTCGATCACAGGTTGAGTAAAATTCTAGAGACAGATAATATTTTCACGTAAAACTCGATTACGAAATATTTTAATCTAGTTGGTTGTCGCTTCCTGGCAAAACTTTTACGATTGGAGTTTTGTAGTACAATAAGCCCTGACTATATGTTTCCCATTTCCCATAAAATCTTTTGCAGGAGTCAAGGCAACATATCTACTTGCGGTTGCTTTTTTGGAGATTATACGTTTCAGCAGCAATGGTGGCATCCTTAATGGGGGCAATAGTGTCACTGCAGCTAGAAGTGCCTTTAGCTGTGTGTTTGAATATCTGAAGACTCCCAATCTGATGCCAGCTGTCTTCCAGTGTTTGTCTGCTATTGTCCATAGAGCTTTCGAAACAGCAGTTTCATGGCTGGTATTTCTCCTCTTACAAATTAATGCCCCCCTTGTTTAATTCAGTTCTTTTTAGCTTACTACATGATGTGTTAAAGATGCATTAAGCATTTAGGGTTCTCAGCGTCTCCATCTTATTTTGTTCTTCATCAATGTAATGCTGGGTGGTAAAAAGTCTTCAATTTTTGTATAACCTAGTATAGCATTGAGGGTTCTTACGTTTTATCTCAAGGGTCCCAAGGGGATTAGGAATGTAGGATTTGAGATCTTATGGTTGATTGTCCCCGAGATCATAATAATTCAGCATTTTCTTGTTCCTTCTCCCTTACCATTAATATATCTTATGAAGATCAAGAAAAAAATTGCACGATTAAGTGTACTGGATATAATTTTTTTTCGCTGATCTCCTCATTTTTATCACTTGCACTTCTAATAGTTATCATGGAAAATTTACAATTAATAACCTCAGGGGAGAACCTGCATTTTGTGCTTGTTATTGATATGTTACAGATACAATGATATTAATCAATTTTAAAATACTGGGTTTCTAGGAGGAACGAGTGTCTGAAACTGGCAATGAAGCTGAGAAAAGGGAGGCAACCCTCTCTGCTCATACTTGTTTTCTCATAAAAAGCATGTCGCAGAGAGAGGAGCATCTTCGTGATATCTCTGTTAGTTTGTTGAGTCAACTTAAAGATAGGTTTCCGCAGGTAAATTTGATCTATTATGTTGTTCTTCCCCCCCTAATTATTTTTGTAAAAAGTTGTTTCTGTACTTGAACTAAGTGGATATTTATGGAAACAGGTTTTGTGGAATTCGTCGTGTTTGGATTCACTACTATTTTCGGTTAACAATAACTTGCCTTCTACACTAGTCAACGATCCTGCCTCAGTAGCTACAGTGCGTTCTTTATATCAGAAAGTTGTTCGGGAATGGATTACTAATTCACTTTCATATGCTCCATGTACTAGCCAAGGTCTTTTACAGGTTTGCtaacaacatttttttatttttttctatttttctttttgctgtATAAAGTGGTCTGACACATTGTTTATTATTATACATTACCACTTCTTTTTTTTCAATATTGAGAGTTCCACCAAGGGGGCTCTTTTCTTCTCACACATACCCAGTTTATTCATGAGAGAACTAGAATTTATTTACTTCCCTCTGCTATGATCTTTTTGATTTTCATGAGAATTGAGTCTAATGGAGACTTATATTGCATTTTGTCAATTAAAACGGTGTTTTCCCAGTGCTCCCtattctttttttgtttgtttaataACTATTTGTTTTTTCTAATTTCGAATAATTTGAAAGTTCTGCTAGTTGTTGACAACCCTCAGTATTTGAGTGTTATTCAGCTGCAATGTTATAACATCTTTTTCAAGTTCTGTACAAATGTCGTCTTTATCCCGTTTCAGGGCTGTTAATTCTGTTTCTCACACTTTTTCTTTTGATGGAGAACATCACTTTTACATATCTCCTTTCTTAGGAAGGAAAGACATGTTGTCAGTTTATATTAAGCTTTCATTTATTGGTATTCAAATTTCTTTCAGGAAAAGATTTGTAAAGCAAACACGCGAGAGAATACTCAGCACAATGCCGATGTGGTTTCTCTTTTATCCGAGATCCGTATTGGTACTGGAAAGAATGATGGATGGATGGGTATACGAACTGCCAATGTTCCTGCCGTTATGGCGgctgctgctgcagcttcagGAGGAGCGAACTTAAGCTTGACTGGAGCTCTGAGCTTTGAGGTGCTCTCCACCGGGGTAAATAGTGCAACTACTAAATGCAACCATGCTGGGGAAATTGCTGGGATGAGAAAGTTTTATAACAGCATTGGCGGGTTTCAAAATGGTTCTTCACCAATGGGTTTTGGGGGGTTGGGTGCCGGCCTTCAGAGGTTGAGATCAGGTGTGTCTCCTCAACCGGAACCTCCAAGTGAGTCGTTTAATGAAATGCTCCTTAAAAAGTTTGTGGTGCAACTTCAACAATTTGTTAACACTGCCGAGAGAGGTGAAGCGGTGGATAAGTCATTGTTTCGTGAAGCATGTTCTAGAGCAACTGCATTACTACTATCAAATCTTGTCAGTATATGCTTTACTACTACATTACCGCAGTGTTTTTTATTTGTATATCTGTTTCGTTATATTTTGTTTTACAGCTATGTATTAATCTGGTAATGGTCTTTCCAGGGTTCTGATTCAAGATCAAACTTAGAGGGGTTTTCACAGCTCCTACGACTTCTTTGCTGGTGTCCAGCTTACATATCAACACCCGACGCGATGGAGACTGGCATATTTATTTGGACATGGTTAGTCTCTGCTGCGCCTCAACTGGGGTCTCTTGTCCTTGCAGAGCTTGTTGATGCTTGGTTGTGGACAATAGATACCAAAAGAGGGTTATTTGCGTATGAGGTTCGGTACTCTGGACCTGCAGCAAAGTTGAGGCCTCAGCTTGCACCTGGGGAGCCGGAAATGTTGCCtgctaaagatcccgtcgaaggAATAATTGCTCATAGATTATGGCTTGGGTTTTTTATTGATCGCTTTGAGGTGAATAGTCGTAATCATTTGAAATTAATTTTATGCACAAGttgattatagattttttttttcctttcttttctccCCCTTGGCAATGGAGTTATTAGGGGCTATATGCTGGTTTATCACCTGTGTAATTCCTCAATGCTCTCAGTTGAAACCCTCATGATATTAGCTGTCAACTAAAAACACAAGATGCTAATGCGCACGCATTGTAATGTCAAATTTTCTAACAGTGGCTTTCTTACTGTGTCAATTTTCTGTGGCGGTTCTGAACATGTCTCTTGGATGTGAACTATTTCACTTTGTGGGTTGCATTTTGTTCATCTCAATTTTGGTAGTTATGTAAAAATTAAGCCCTCATTTATTAGCTTTTGTGGAGGTATTATATACTTCACCGCAGGACTTTTCTGATGCGAGGTCTTATTTCTGACTTCTGCTTTCTGGTTTATGTAGGTGGTTCGTCACGATAGCGTTGAGCAACTCCTGCTCCTTGGTCGGCTGTTACAAGGAACCATCAAGTTCCCTTCACAATTTTCACGGCATCCTGTTGCTACTGGAACCTTTTTCACAGTGATGCTTCTTGGTTTTAAATTCTGCTCTTGCCAGTGGCAGGGCAATCTGCAGAATTTCAGATCAGGGCTGCAATTGTTAGAAGACTGTATATACCGGTGACTATATATTCTTTTCCTTCTCAATTTATTTCCTTTTTTAGTTGCAGTCTTCGGCTCTGTACAACTTTATCCTTTTATATTAGTATCCTTGATCATCGTAATCCCCTCAGCCATGTTTGAATAGCCTCCTGATTTGAAACTTCTTAAACCGGCATTTTTGCTTTCTTCTTGTGATTTCTCTACATGTTTCAATCGCTTGAGTTAATTCTTGATGACTCATAGCGTGCAAAAAGATTTGAGCTGTAATCGCTGTCTGTATTGGTCAATTGTTGCATTTGTCAAAGATAATTAATATCTTTGGTGCATGATCATGACTAAATGTTTACACAAATAGTTTATGTATTAACATTGAAAAATAATTGCTCAAGTTAGTTCCTCGTGCATAATACAGAGCCGCCCTGGGTTGGTTTGCTAATGAACCTGAATGGTTTGACATGTGCGACAAGAACTTTGCTCAGAGTGAGGCTCAATCTGTTTCCTTATTCGtgcatcatctttcaaatgagcGGGTGGATGCTCTCCCATCAGATTCCTCTTCAAAAGGCTCGGTGCGTGAGAATGGAAGTTCTCATAGTGACATGGTATGAATATTTTTTCCATGAAATACCGAAATGGAATGCGTAGCAGATTGTCTTTTGTTTTGCATTAGTGTGGAAGCAATTTTCTCTCACTTTTCTCATATCCTTAGATTTTGAACATCTAGTATTGGCGGCTTATTTcctcattttttcttttcttttcttttcaagaaGGATCAATATCATCCTGTTTGGGGTAAAATGGATAACTACACAGCTGGAAGAGAAAAAAGGAAACAGCTACTGTTAATGCTATGCCAGCATGAGGCCGATAGACTTGAAGTTTGGGCAACTCCTGTAAATACAAAGTATTAGCCTATTTTGATCTTCATGGAATGTTCCTTGCAAATTCTTGATAATGTCATTTATTTCATATCTTCTTGTTCTCTTCTCAGGGAAAACACATCTTTTCGACCGAAAGTTAGTTCTGAAAAATGGATTGAATATGCTAGGACTGCATTTTCTGTGGATCCTCGCATTGCCTTTTCCTTAGTTACAAGGTTCCGAGCAGTTTCGCCTTTAAAGTCCGAAGTTTCTCAGTTAGTTCAGGCATGTTCCTTTATCTGATATTTCTGGGTTGATTAGTGAGGTGACTTTAGTACTATTTTTTAAGACACTTATGCTGCTAAACTTTCCTCTTATCTTTTTAAGAGTGTCATGATGCCTACTAATGAAGCTTGGGTACCTACTCCCTTCAGTTTCCCCTTCATGGTTTTT
Coding sequences within:
- the LOC113276378 gene encoding phosphatidylinositol 4-kinase alpha 1-like isoform X1; its protein translation is MEALIELCDLIVQNPSQFTSKLSWICGRCPQPGGSHSNGSMKVTRSQLNAVLAISRFISKCPNEAELRPKSLLLEFLQSIPLSFRSSFWPQSYKIESIASFYSDLLSYVVKACELCKDFGDEVGEFFGGILISAINASGDETLISRVFLTCVSQYCPPILQEDAEKLVGYLLEQFVIVNPNSPREMHSGSSSINSSPYNGNHGGRFNDNSSPGNEISNVSGSSGSVNSRGIVVNGGSIVPRSSVDQSGSNFVYNDAGQITLKQQVALFEEESIESLEKNVIALRLLGHIAEKIPMKTGDLDQVRFVAKKQLQTSVVFLKIRKRDWTEQGAALKARINTKLSVYRAAAWVQVKCLASLDPDIKSSKKLLLETLALFIDAAESCLYSIWRKLRICEDLFSSLLSGISQVAVSRGGQLLRVLLIRLKPLVLTTCAQADTGSNSQGAMFESVTKTGCEIIEFGWSKDRAPVETFIMGLAACIRERNDYEEQEGKEKQDVPVKQLNVIRLLANINVTVNKSEVVDMILPLFIESLEEGDASAPSLLRLQILDAVSRMACLGFEKSYRETVVLMTRSYLNKLSTIGSAESKTLAPEATTERVETLPAGFLLIAGGIKSPKLRLDYRHRLLSLCSDVGLAAESKSGRSGADFLGPLLPTVAEICSDFDPTADVEPSLLKLFRNLWFYIALFGLAPPIQKNQLPTKSISTTLNSVGSMSAMALQAVGGPYMFNAQWCVAVQLIAQGTPPLVVSSVKWLEDELELNALHNPGSRRGSGNEKAAVTQRAALSAALGGRVEVAAMSSITGVKATYLLAVAFLEIIRFSSNGGILNGGNSVTAARSAFSCVFEYLKTPNLMPAVFQCLSAIVHRAFETAVSWLEERVSETGNEAEKREATLSAHTCFLIKSMSQREEHLRDISVSLLSQLKDRFPQVLWNSSCLDSLLFSVNNNLPSTLVNDPASVATVRSLYQKVVREWITNSLSYAPCTSQGLLQEKICKANTRENTQHNADVVSLLSEIRIGTGKNDGWMGIRTANVPAVMAAAAAASGGANLSLTGALSFEVLSTGVNSATTKCNHAGEIAGMRKFYNSIGGFQNGSSPMGFGGLGAGLQRLRSGVSPQPEPPSESFNEMLLKKFVVQLQQFVNTAERGEAVDKSLFREACSRATALLLSNLGSDSRSNLEGFSQLLRLLCWCPAYISTPDAMETGIFIWTWLVSAAPQLGSLVLAELVDAWLWTIDTKRGLFAYEVRYSGPAAKLRPQLAPGEPEMLPAKDPVEGIIAHRLWLGFFIDRFEVVRHDSVEQLLLLGRLLQGTIKFPSQFSRHPVATGTFFTVMLLGFKFCSCQWQGNLQNFRSGLQLLEDCIYRAALGWFANEPEWFDMCDKNFAQSEAQSVSLFVHHLSNERVDALPSDSSSKGSVRENGSSHSDMKDQYHPVWGKMDNYTAGREKRKQLLLMLCQHEADRLEVWATPVNTKENTSFRPKVSSEKWIEYARTAFSVDPRIAFSLVTRFRAVSPLKSEVSQLVQLHIVEIRSIAEALPFFVTPKAVDENSVLLQQLPHWAACSITQALEFLTPAYKGHPRVMAYILRVLESYPPERVTFFMPQLVQALRYDDGRLVEGYLLRAAQRSDIFAHILIWHLQGETCSPEVVVKDPAVIEKNTAFLALLPVVREHIVEGFNPKARDIFEREFDFFDKVTSISGALYPLLKEERRAGIRRELEKIQMNGDDLYLPTAPSKLVRGIQVDSGIPLQSAAKVPIMITFDVIDRDGDPRDVKPQACIFKVGDDCRQDVLALQVISLLRDIFEAVGLNLYVFPYGVLPTGPERGIIEVVPNTRSRSQMGETTDGGLYEIFQQDFGTVGSPSFEAARDNFIISAAGYAVASLLLQPKDRHNGNLLFDNVGRLVHIDFGFIFEISPGGNMRFESAHFKLSHEMTQLLDPSGVMKSETWNRFLSLCVKGYLAARRHMDGIINTVLMMLDSGLPCFSRGAPIGNLRKRFHPEMTEREAANFMIRTCVDAYNKWTTAGYDLIQYLQQGIEK